The sequence GCTTCCCCCACCCTTCAGCCGATCTCGGGCATCGCCCGCTATACAACCAAGCTGATTGAAGGTCTCTTAAAACTGGACAGCGGGGATAACCTCAGCCTTCTCTATAACCGAGGGCTTCAGGGCAGCCCCCCAGCCCCCCTGAACCATCTGCCCAAGCGGGTCATTCCCCTGGGCAATAAGCAGTGGCGACTTTTGCTCCTCCTGGCCTATCGTCTCGGTTCAACTATGGATGGGCTGTTGGGGGACACCGACCTTTTCCACGGCACCGACTATCTCCTGCCACCTTTAAGACGAATCAACGCCGTTGTAACCATACATGATCTATCGTTTCTCCTCTTCCCCTCCTGTCATACGCTGGGCAATCGGTTGAACCTGAGGATGATGGTCCCCCTGGCCGTACGTTCAGCAGGTGCTATAATCGTCGATTCCCAGAGTAGCAAGCGCGATCTTCTGCGCTGGATCGCCATGCCGGAAGAGAAGATCCACGTGATTCACCTCGGTGTGGATGACTGCTACTTCGTGAACCGCACGGATGAGGAGCGCCAACGCCTTCTCCAAAGATACGCTATCCAACAGCCCTTTATTCTTTCTGTCGGCACCATCGAACCACGGAAAAACATTCCTGCTCTGCTTGACGCTTATAGTGCTCTCCACGGTACTGGTAATCTCTCTCATCAGTTAGTCATCGTGGGGAGAGCAGGTTGGCACCACCGCTCTGTCCTCCAGCAGCTCACGGTGGATAGGGCCACGAGCATCCGCTTTCTGGGTCATCTACCAGATGAGGAGCTGGCTATTCTGTACACAGCCGCCGACCTCTTCGTCTTCCCCTCCCTTTATGAGGGTTTTGGGCTGCCACCACTGGAGTCTATGGCCTGCGGCACGCCCGTCGTCTGCTCCAACACCTCCTCCCTGCCGGAGGTGGTCGGTGAGGCGGCCCTAACGGTAGACCCCCACGATGTCGCCAGCCTGGCCAGGGCGATGGATCAGGTCTTTACTGATAGCGACCTGCGCCGGAGGCTAGCTGGACAAGGGCGAGAGAGGGCGAAGATGTTTACCTGGCAGAAGACGGCCCGCTGTACCCTGGACGTCTATCGGCATGTTCAGTTAAATAGAAGATGAACAACAGGGGTTCCAAGGGAGGCGCAGCCTCTTTGGCAGGGGTCTGGGGATGTGCCCTACCAAGATTGTATCGGCATGCAGTCAATGATCAGATTCTCTCTCCCGCTGGAGTGGGGGTAGTCCAGAAGGGGGGCCCCCCTTCTGGGAGGGTTCTAGGGCTCCGCTCTAGCCTCTTCCCCCCTCTCCCGCAAAGCGGGAGAGGGGGCAGGGGGTGAGGGTACCCCACAAAATAAAGCCCGTAGGGCTACCCTGAACCCCCCTATGGGGGTTTGGGGGGAGATATTCAATCTCAAATAGAGATCGAGAGGCGAGGATTAAAAGTGCGCATCGCCCTTGATGGCCGCTACATTCAGGACCATTTTCCGGGCATAGGTCGCTATACCTGGGACCTAAGCCGAGCCCTGGCTCAGGCTGCACCTCAACACACCTTCCTGATCTTTTATAACCCACGCTTGTCCAATAGCCGCTTCGATCTGAAAGAGCTGTCCTGCTTTGCTAACGTGGAGTTGCGGGAAGTCTCTGTGTCTACCCTCTCGATAGTCGAACAAGCCACGCTTCCTCTTGTTCTTAGGCGTGAGCGGGCGGATCTCTTTCACTCACCCTACTATATCCGACCCTACCTGCTGCCCTGTCCAGCCATCGTCACGGTCTGCGACCTGATCCCCTATCGTTATCCCGACTGTTTTCCCTCAGCGCTGACCAGGTTCCTCTTCCATCTGGCCATGCGCCTGAATGTCGCCACGGCCAAGGAGATCGTGGCTATTTCTTCGGCCACGCAGCACGATCTCTATCGTTACCTGGGAGTAAAGCCAGAAAAATTAGCCGTGGTCCCTGTTGGAGTAGACTCTCACCGTTATCGGCCTTTAGAGAGGGCCGTTTTACAGGCGGTACGCCAGAGGTATCGTTTGCCGGCCCATTTCATCCTCTATGTGGGAACGAATAAACCTCATAAGAACCTCATACGCCTCATCAAGGCCTTTGCTCTCGTCTATACGGACATAGAACATGTTCTGGTCATCGCTGGATGGTGGGAAGAATGGACTAGCCACCTGGGCGAGGTGCTGGCCCACCAGGACTTAGAGGAAAGAGTACGTCTACTGGGGCAGGTGCCTGAGGATGACCTCCCCGCTCTCTACAACCTGGCCGACCTCTTCGTCTTCCCCTCCCTTTATGAGGGTTTTGGGCTGCCACCACTGGAGTCTATGGCCTGCGGCACACCTGTCGTCTGCTCCAACACCTCCTCCCTGCCGGAGGTGGTCGGCCAGGCAGCCATAACAGTAGACCCCTACGATGTCACCCAGCTGAGTGAGGCTATGGTCAGAGTTCTGCAGGATAACCGTTTGCGAGATGATCTGAGCGCCAAGGGGCTGCGTCGGGCCGGGCAGTTCTCCTGGACGGAGATAGCCCAGCAGATTGTATCTATCTATGAGAGGATCGGTTCGCCTTGAAAGTTCTACATATTTACAAAAACTACTATCCCATGGTGGGTGGGATCGAGAGCCACCTTCGACTGCTGTGCCGACACCTGGCCAGACAGCCAGACCTGGAGGTAAGCATCCTGGTGGCCAACACTGG comes from Chloroflexota bacterium and encodes:
- a CDS encoding glycosyltransferase family 4 protein, yielding MRIALDGRYIQDHFPGIGRYTWDLSRALAQAAPQHTFLIFYNPRLSNSRFDLKELSCFANVELREVSVSTLSIVEQATLPLVLRRERADLFHSPYYIRPYLLPCPAIVTVCDLIPYRYPDCFPSALTRFLFHLAMRLNVATAKEIVAISSATQHDLYRYLGVKPEKLAVVPVGVDSHRYRPLERAVLQAVRQRYRLPAHFILYVGTNKPHKNLIRLIKAFALVYTDIEHVLVIAGWWEEWTSHLGEVLAHQDLEERVRLLGQVPEDDLPALYNLADLFVFPSLYEGFGLPPLESMACGTPVVCSNTSSLPEVVGQAAITVDPYDVTQLSEAMVRVLQDNRLRDDLSAKGLRRAGQFSWTEIAQQIVSIYERIGSP
- a CDS encoding glycosyltransferase family 4 protein; the encoded protein is MNICLDASPTLQPISGIARYTTKLIEGLLKLDSGDNLSLLYNRGLQGSPPAPLNHLPKRVIPLGNKQWRLLLLLAYRLGSTMDGLLGDTDLFHGTDYLLPPLRRINAVVTIHDLSFLLFPSCHTLGNRLNLRMMVPLAVRSAGAIIVDSQSSKRDLLRWIAMPEEKIHVIHLGVDDCYFVNRTDEERQRLLQRYAIQQPFILSVGTIEPRKNIPALLDAYSALHGTGNLSHQLVIVGRAGWHHRSVLQQLTVDRATSIRFLGHLPDEELAILYTAADLFVFPSLYEGFGLPPLESMACGTPVVCSNTSSLPEVVGEAALTVDPHDVASLARAMDQVFTDSDLRRRLAGQGRERAKMFTWQKTARCTLDVYRHVQLNRR